A section of the Paenibacillus odorifer genome encodes:
- the parE gene encoding DNA topoisomerase IV subunit B encodes MLEQIDMFAEVSNNGENGRTGYDADDIQVLEGLVAVRKRPGMYIGSTSSSGLHHLVWEIVDNAVDEHLAKYCTKIDILLRKDGSVTVSDNGRGIPTGMHKTGVPTPQVVFTILHAGGKFGGSGYKKSGGLHGVGASVTNALSEWLEVEIYREGKIHRQRFEYWVDKKGKEHVGEPVTGLEILGNTNKTGSKITFKPDIRVFPNGIALNYDTLAERVQEIAFLNSGLRITLQDERSNRQDEFFYEGGASQFVQFLNEGKDVLHDVIHFSAEKDDIEVEVALQYNGGYTETLASFVNSIPTRSGGTHETGFKTAYTRVLNEYARRTQLLKEKDKNLEGNDLREGMMAVISVKMSEVEFVGQTKDQLGSASARSAVDYIVSENMARFLEENPQVAQSLLKKSIQASKAREAARKARDEIRTGKKRSESSNLGGKLSPAQSKDVTRTELFIVEGDSAGGSAKQGRDSKIQAILPLKGKPMNPEKAKLLDILKNDEYKAIISTIGAGIGPDFTVEDSNYSKIIIMTDADTDGAHIQVLLLTFFYRYMKPLLDAGKVFIAQPPLYKLTRKTGKLETVRYAWSDEELQNYLKEFGKNFELQRYKGLGEMNPDQLWETTMNPESRTLLQVQIEDAAKAERRVSTLMGDKVDPRKRWIVENVDFTEIVE; translated from the coding sequence ATGCTCGAACAGATCGATATGTTTGCTGAAGTTTCTAATAACGGCGAGAATGGCCGTACTGGATACGATGCTGACGACATTCAAGTGCTCGAGGGTCTGGTTGCAGTACGCAAACGACCTGGCATGTATATCGGCAGTACGAGTTCTTCAGGACTACATCATTTAGTATGGGAAATCGTAGATAATGCCGTAGATGAGCATTTAGCCAAGTATTGTACAAAGATTGACATACTGCTTCGCAAGGATGGCTCGGTAACCGTTAGCGATAATGGACGGGGGATCCCGACTGGAATGCATAAGACAGGGGTACCTACACCGCAAGTTGTATTTACAATTTTGCATGCGGGCGGTAAGTTCGGTGGATCGGGTTATAAAAAATCAGGCGGTTTGCATGGCGTAGGGGCTTCTGTCACAAACGCTTTGTCTGAATGGCTCGAAGTAGAAATTTATCGTGAGGGCAAAATCCATCGTCAGCGGTTTGAGTACTGGGTGGACAAGAAGGGCAAAGAGCATGTCGGCGAACCTGTAACTGGTCTTGAAATCTTGGGTAACACCAATAAAACTGGTTCGAAAATTACTTTCAAGCCAGATATTCGTGTCTTCCCAAATGGAATTGCTCTGAATTATGACACGCTGGCAGAGCGGGTTCAGGAGATTGCTTTTCTGAATTCCGGTCTGCGTATTACACTGCAAGATGAGCGGAGCAACCGTCAGGATGAATTCTTTTATGAAGGTGGAGCCAGTCAATTTGTGCAGTTCCTCAACGAAGGTAAGGATGTTCTCCATGATGTTATTCATTTCAGTGCAGAAAAGGATGATATCGAGGTAGAAGTAGCTCTTCAATACAACGGAGGCTACACAGAAACCTTGGCTTCCTTCGTAAACTCCATTCCAACTCGCAGCGGGGGCACACATGAGACCGGCTTTAAAACTGCGTACACTCGTGTATTAAATGAATATGCCCGCCGCACGCAATTGCTTAAAGAAAAGGATAAAAACCTGGAAGGTAATGATCTGCGGGAAGGCATGATGGCTGTCATCAGTGTAAAAATGTCCGAGGTTGAATTTGTTGGACAGACGAAGGATCAGCTTGGCAGTGCTTCCGCCCGTAGTGCAGTAGATTATATTGTTTCTGAAAATATGGCGCGTTTCTTGGAAGAAAATCCACAAGTTGCGCAGAGCCTGCTGAAGAAATCGATTCAAGCGTCGAAAGCCCGGGAAGCGGCACGTAAAGCCCGCGATGAGATCCGCACAGGCAAGAAACGCAGCGAAAGCTCGAATCTTGGCGGTAAGCTGTCTCCTGCACAATCAAAGGACGTTACACGTACGGAGCTGTTCATCGTGGAAGGTGATTCCGCGGGTGGTTCGGCTAAGCAAGGCCGTGACTCTAAGATTCAAGCGATATTGCCGCTAAAAGGTAAACCGATGAATCCGGAGAAGGCTAAGCTGCTGGACATCCTGAAGAACGACGAGTATAAAGCAATTATTTCTACGATAGGTGCTGGAATTGGTCCGGATTTCACTGTCGAAGACAGCAATTATTCCAAAATTATCATTATGACCGATGCCGATACCGATGGAGCGCATATTCAGGTGCTGCTGCTGACATTTTTCTATCGTTATATGAAGCCTTTATTAGATGCAGGCAAGGTCTTTATCGCTCAGCCTCCACTTTATAAGTTGACCCGCAAAACGGGTAAGCTGGAGACCGTAAGGTATGCATGGAGTGATGAAGAGCTGCAAAATTACTTAAAGGAATTCGGCAAAAACTTCGAGCTTCAGCGTTATAAAGGGTTGGGTGAGATGAACCCCGATCAGCTGTGGGAGACAACGATGAATCCAGAGTCGCGTACGCTGCTTCAGGTACAGATTGAGGATGCCGCTAAGGCGGAGCGCCGTGTTTCAACACTTATGGGTGACAAAGTCGATCCACGTAAACGCTGGATTGTTGAAAATGTCGATTTCACCGAAATTGTAGAGTAA
- a CDS encoding ABC transporter permease, translating to MSNLLPLIRNECLKIIKKKRFYVILLILIVLVPMFTYAQMRSAERSREKFNSDWRLEIQQQIIDNQNSLGSDRIPEEWKTYRRIFVQQLQYYLHHDVNPNEPSGVTFTREFMDNSVTLFIPLLIMAVASDLVSAERTTGTIKMLLTRPVKRWKVLFSKMTALLMFVSLIVLSTFAISYFISGLAFGFKGFNIPVFTGFKISGDSLDMSTVHAVPQWKYMLMQGGLIWFVSVVVALLAFMISVLVRSTAASIVVMMAALIAGSILTNMASAWTTAKYLFMVNLGLTSYLSGTPAPIEGMSLSFSMAVLAVWGAASVIISFAVFTKRDILN from the coding sequence TTGAGTAACTTGCTTCCGCTAATCCGTAATGAGTGCTTGAAGATTATAAAAAAGAAACGGTTTTATGTTATACTGCTGATTCTGATTGTACTGGTGCCTATGTTCACCTATGCACAGATGCGTTCAGCCGAACGGAGCCGGGAGAAGTTTAATTCCGATTGGCGGCTTGAGATCCAGCAGCAGATTATCGATAATCAAAATTCACTGGGAAGTGACCGGATTCCAGAGGAATGGAAGACTTATCGGCGAATATTTGTACAACAGCTTCAGTATTATCTTCACCATGACGTTAATCCGAATGAACCTAGCGGGGTTACCTTTACCCGTGAATTTATGGATAATTCGGTTACATTATTTATTCCGTTGCTTATTATGGCGGTGGCCTCAGATTTGGTCTCGGCCGAAAGGACAACTGGAACTATCAAAATGCTGTTGACTAGGCCGGTCAAGCGCTGGAAGGTGCTTTTTAGCAAAATGACAGCACTGCTAATGTTTGTCTCGCTTATCGTACTTTCCACATTTGCAATCAGCTACTTTATCTCTGGTCTCGCCTTTGGTTTTAAAGGCTTTAACATTCCTGTTTTCACAGGCTTTAAAATCAGTGGTGATTCGCTAGATATGTCTACTGTACATGCAGTGCCTCAGTGGAAATATATGCTTATGCAAGGTGGTTTGATTTGGTTCGTCAGCGTAGTGGTTGCACTGCTCGCATTCATGATCTCGGTGCTTGTTCGCAGTACTGCCGCGAGTATAGTAGTTATGATGGCCGCGCTGATTGCAGGTAGTATACTGACCAATATGGCCTCTGCCTGGACAACAGCGAAATACTTATTTATGGTAAATCTTGGACTGACCAGCTATTTGTCTGGTACTCCCGCCCCCATTGAAGGGATGTCCTTGTCATTTTCCATGGCTGTGCTGGCTGTATGGGGAGCCGCTTCGGTGATCATTTCATTCGCCGTCTTTACGAAAAGGGATATTTTGAATTAG
- a CDS encoding ABC transporter ATP-binding protein: MTKANSEDSGTVVLSVDGVRKKIGRKWIIDDVTFDVRKGEIFGFLGPNGAGKTTTIRMLVDLIRPTEGKITVCGYNVNRNPEKALQYVGSIVENPEVYTYLTGWENLQHFARMQPGVDNERISEVVDIVRLDQRIHDKVSTYSLGMRQRLGIAQALLGRPRLLILDEPTNGLDPKGIKELREFIRKLADEGLAVFVSSHLLSEIQLLCDRVAIISKGRVLAVGAVDELIARNSPYVLWELEPFAEAREMLADRSDIQIQKLEDVTLDDSIIAGMGPNSLITIMDQDLIPEIVAVMVTAEIEVRAVHKINPTLEQLFLKLTEGENVE; encoded by the coding sequence ATGACAAAAGCGAATAGTGAAGACTCCGGCACAGTCGTCTTGTCTGTGGACGGGGTACGTAAAAAAATAGGACGGAAATGGATAATAGATGATGTTACTTTCGATGTGAGAAAAGGGGAGATTTTCGGCTTTCTCGGCCCTAACGGCGCTGGGAAGACGACCACGATCCGCATGCTTGTGGATTTGATTCGTCCTACTGAGGGCAAGATTACAGTATGTGGGTACAATGTGAACCGAAATCCGGAAAAAGCATTGCAATATGTAGGCTCTATCGTTGAGAATCCTGAGGTATATACCTATTTGACCGGGTGGGAGAATTTGCAGCATTTTGCCCGGATGCAGCCTGGTGTAGACAATGAACGTATTAGCGAAGTGGTAGATATTGTTCGATTAGATCAGCGGATACATGATAAGGTAAGTACATACTCGCTTGGGATGAGACAACGATTAGGCATTGCGCAGGCACTGTTGGGACGTCCACGGTTGCTTATTTTGGACGAGCCGACGAATGGACTTGACCCTAAAGGTATTAAGGAGCTGCGAGAATTCATTCGCAAGCTGGCGGATGAAGGGCTGGCGGTGTTCGTATCGAGCCATTTGCTAAGCGAAATTCAACTTCTTTGCGACCGTGTAGCGATAATTAGTAAAGGGCGTGTATTGGCTGTTGGTGCGGTAGATGAGCTGATCGCTCGTAATTCGCCGTATGTACTTTGGGAGCTGGAGCCTTTTGCTGAGGCTCGGGAAATGCTGGCTGATCGTTCAGATATTCAGATTCAGAAACTAGAAGACGTCACATTAGATGACTCAATTATTGCAGGGATGGGCCCCAATTCTTTAATAACGATCATGGATCAGGATCTGATCCCCGAGATTGTGGCCGTAATGGTTACTGCTGAAATCGAGGTGAGGGCTGTGCATAAAATTAATCCGACACTGGAACAGCTATTCTTGAAACTAACGGAGGGTGAGAATGTTGAGTAA
- a CDS encoding GDSL-type esterase/lipase family protein — protein MKDSKWTWRSVSLISIVTTIVLMVGLVYAVKDIIYPVGEVTESSLPQQTAAPVTETVKLLKIVALGDSLTKGTGDNTGEGFVKRTVTGLSAKGVTVDFLGNMGINGLTTAGLLSKLNEDGVEYALRMSNVVLLSVGGNDLFKDSDILENNGAQQGNTTSSTSEQELTPESLLAALPEAAARLEKILDKISQINPNAQIYYMGLYNPFGDIPELLVPGNQAVTKWNNTAMDIINKHSNMTLVPTFDLFNRHLDKYLSTDHFHPNGDGYQRIGERFIQAVQ, from the coding sequence TTGAAGGATTCGAAATGGACATGGCGCAGCGTCAGCTTGATTTCCATAGTAACAACTATAGTTTTGATGGTTGGTTTAGTTTATGCGGTTAAAGATATTATCTATCCGGTCGGAGAGGTTACCGAGAGCAGCTTGCCTCAGCAAACAGCCGCACCGGTGACGGAGACTGTCAAGCTCCTCAAAATTGTTGCGCTCGGGGATTCGCTTACCAAGGGGACTGGTGATAACACCGGAGAAGGGTTTGTTAAGCGTACGGTTACTGGTTTATCTGCAAAAGGTGTCACAGTAGACTTTTTAGGCAATATGGGGATTAACGGGTTGACTACTGCCGGGCTGTTAAGCAAACTGAACGAAGATGGTGTGGAGTATGCCTTGCGCATGTCGAATGTTGTTTTGCTATCTGTCGGAGGAAATGATCTGTTTAAGGATTCGGATATTCTTGAGAATAATGGGGCGCAGCAAGGAAACACAACTTCATCAACCTCTGAGCAGGAGCTGACTCCAGAGTCTTTATTAGCCGCTCTGCCAGAGGCAGCAGCTAGACTGGAGAAGATTCTCGATAAAATCTCACAGATCAATCCAAATGCGCAAATTTACTATATGGGGCTGTATAATCCCTTTGGCGATATTCCAGAATTACTGGTACCAGGCAATCAAGCGGTAACGAAGTGGAATAATACGGCAATGGATATTATTAATAAGCATAGCAACATGACCTTGGTTCCTACGTTTGACTTGTTTAACAGACATTTGGACAAGTATCTATCCACCGATCATTTTCATCCTAATGGTGATGGCTATCAGCGAATCGGAGAACGGTTCATACAGGCTGTGCAGTAG